A section of the Salvelinus alpinus chromosome 36, SLU_Salpinus.1, whole genome shotgun sequence genome encodes:
- the LOC139564992 gene encoding queuine tRNA-ribosyltransferase catalytic subunit 1, with the protein MAAPIARGAATSSLETCMVVKKAVSIVAPLALRIIAECPVTKARACDLTLPHCTVSTPVFMPVGTQGTMKGITVDQLDDLGCEICLGNTYHLGMRPGPELIEKANGLHGFMNWKRNLLTDSGGFQMVSLVELSEVTEEGVKFKSPYDGKEILLSPEQSIAIQNSLGSDIMMQLDDVVSSTVTGPRVEEATWRSIRWLDRCIAANKNPDRQNLFAIIQGGLNAELRKACLDEMTKRDVPGFAIGGLSGGEEKDDFWRMVTLSTDHLPREKPRYLMGVGYAVDLVVCVALGCDMFDCVFPTRTARFGSALVPWGSLTITKKQFAKDLQAIDPDCQCPTCRRHSRAYLHALFKSDTAAMHHITIHNISYQLTLMRSMRQSIIDGRFPDFVRTFMKRMFPSPEQYPGWAVDALGTVNITLN; encoded by the exons ATGGCTGCGCCCATAGCCAGAGGAGCTGCAACGAGCAGCCTTGAAACATGCATGGTTGTCAAGAAAGCCGTTTCTATCGTTGCTCCTCTTGCTCTCCGAATCATCGCCGAATGTCCAGTGACCAAAGCGAGGGCTTGTGATCTCACACTCCCTCACTGTACGGTCAGCACCCCAGTGTTCATGCCTGTTGGTACACAAGGCACGATGAAGGGAATCACTGTGGACCAACTCGATGATCTGGGATGTGAGATTTGTCTTGGCAACACATACCACTTGGGTATGAGGCCG GGTCCTGAGCTGATTGAGAAAGCAAATGGCCTGCATGGCTTCATGAACTGGAAAAGAAACCTTTTGACT GACAGTGGGGGCTTTCAGATGGTGTCTCTTGTTGAACTATCTGAGGTTACTGAGGAGGGGGTCAAGTTCAAATCTCCTTACGATGGGAAGGAGATCCTTCTGAGTCCTGAGCAGTCAATCGCCATACAGAACAGTCTGG GGTCAGACATCATGATGCAGTTGGATGACGTGGTCAGCAGTACGGTGACTGGGCCGCGGGTGGAGGAGGCTACGTGGAGATCGATTCGCTGGCTGGACCGCTGCATTGCAGCCAATAAGAATCCAGATAGACAGAACCTGTTTGCCATCATCCAGGGGGGCCTGAACGCAGAGCTGCGCAAAGCCTGTCTAGACG AAATGACAAAACGGGATGTTCCTGGCTTTGCTATCGGTGGGCTGAGCGGAGGTGAGGAGAAGGATGATTTCTGGAGGATGGTGACACTCAGCACAGACCACCTGCCTCGGGAGAAGCCTCGCTACCTCATGGGGGTTGG TTATGCAGTAGACCTGGTGGTGTGTGTTGCTCTGGGTTGTGACATGTTTGACTGTGTCTTCCCAACACGCACTGCA AGGTTTGGCTCAGCACTGGTCCCGTGGGGATCTCTGACGATTACCAAGAAGCAGTTTGCCAAGGATCTACAGGCAATAGACCCAGACTGCCAGTGCCCCACCTGCAGGAG GCACAGTCGGGCGTATCTGCATGCTCTGTTCAAGAGTGACACCGCAGCCATGCATCACATTACCATCCACAACATCTCCTACCAG CTCACTCTGATGCGGTCGATGAGACAGAGCATCATAGATGGTCGCTTCCCAGACTTTGTGAGGACATTCATGAAGAGAATGTTCCCCTCTCCTGAACAGTATCCAGGCTGGGCGGTGGATGCTCTAGGAACAGTCAACATCACATTGAATTAA